From the genome of Ziziphus jujuba cultivar Dongzao chromosome 6, ASM3175591v1, one region includes:
- the LOC125419104 gene encoding tropinone reductase homolog isoform X2 has product MAEAEPGPGFRNQRWSLKGMTALVTGGTRGIGYAIVEELAGLGATVHTCSRNQTEINQRLQEWESKGFKVSGSVCDLTSISQREELIKTVSSVFDGKLNILVNNAATVTLKDAKEYTHEDFLTIMETNVESPYHLSQISHPLLKASGAASIVFISSIAGLIALPKLSIYAASKGAINQLTKNLASEWTKDGIRTNAVAPWGVNTTIVKPDNPNTNEYIPLMMRTPIRRLAEANEVSSLVAYLCLPAASYINGQIISIDGGFTAVG; this is encoded by the exons ATGGCAGAGGCAGAGCCAGGTCCAGGTTTCAGAAACCAGAGATGGTCATTAAAGGGTATGACTGCCCTCGTCACTGGTGGAACAAGAGGCATTGG ATATGCTATAGTAGAAGAGCTAGCAGGCCTTGGGGCGACCGTACATACCTGTTCTCGTAACCAAACAGAGATCAATCAGAGGCTACAAGAATGGGAGAGCAAAGGGTTCAAGGTTAGTGGCTCAGTTTGCGACCTGACTTCAATTTCTCAGCGAGAGGAGCTCATAAAGACCGTCTCTTCTGTTTTCGATGGAAAGCTCAACATCCTT GTAAACAACGCTGCAACTGTGACACTTAAAGATGCAAAGGAATACACACATGAAGATTTCTTAACTATAATGGAGACTAATGTTGAGTCTCCGTACCATCTAAGCCAAATTTCACACCCTCTATTGAAGGCATCAGGAGCTGCAAGTATTGTATTCATTTCTTCCATTGCTGGTCTCATAGCTTTACCCAAACTTTCCATATATGCAGCATCCaaag gAGCTATCAACCAACTTACAAAGAACTTGGCATCTGAATGGACAAAAGACGGCATTCGAACAAATGCAGTAGCACCATGGGGTGTCAATACCACGATAGTCAAACCA GACAATCCAAATACCAATGAATATATTCCTCTAATGATGCGAACTCCGATCCGTCGGCTTGCCGAGGCGAATGAAGTTTCATCGCTGGTGGCTTACCTTTGCCTGCCTGCTGCTTCATACATCAATGGACAGATTATTAGTATTGATGGAGGATTCACAGCAGTGGGTTAA
- the LOC125419104 gene encoding tropinone reductase homolog isoform X1, whose translation MAEAEPGPGFRNQRWSLKGMTALVTGGTRGIGYAIVEELAGLGATVHTCSRNQTEINQRLQEWESKGFKVSGSVCDLTSISQREELIKTVSSVFDGKLNILARPFFMWCCDQVNNAATVTLKDAKEYTHEDFLTIMETNVESPYHLSQISHPLLKASGAASIVFISSIAGLIALPKLSIYAASKGAINQLTKNLASEWTKDGIRTNAVAPWGVNTTIVKPDNPNTNEYIPLMMRTPIRRLAEANEVSSLVAYLCLPAASYINGQIISIDGGFTAVG comes from the exons ATGGCAGAGGCAGAGCCAGGTCCAGGTTTCAGAAACCAGAGATGGTCATTAAAGGGTATGACTGCCCTCGTCACTGGTGGAACAAGAGGCATTGG ATATGCTATAGTAGAAGAGCTAGCAGGCCTTGGGGCGACCGTACATACCTGTTCTCGTAACCAAACAGAGATCAATCAGAGGCTACAAGAATGGGAGAGCAAAGGGTTCAAGGTTAGTGGCTCAGTTTGCGACCTGACTTCAATTTCTCAGCGAGAGGAGCTCATAAAGACCGTCTCTTCTGTTTTCGATGGAAAGCTCAACATCCTT GCAAGGCCATTTTTCATGTGGTGCTGTGATCAGGTAAACAACGCTGCAACTGTGACACTTAAAGATGCAAAGGAATACACACATGAAGATTTCTTAACTATAATGGAGACTAATGTTGAGTCTCCGTACCATCTAAGCCAAATTTCACACCCTCTATTGAAGGCATCAGGAGCTGCAAGTATTGTATTCATTTCTTCCATTGCTGGTCTCATAGCTTTACCCAAACTTTCCATATATGCAGCATCCaaag gAGCTATCAACCAACTTACAAAGAACTTGGCATCTGAATGGACAAAAGACGGCATTCGAACAAATGCAGTAGCACCATGGGGTGTCAATACCACGATAGTCAAACCA GACAATCCAAATACCAATGAATATATTCCTCTAATGATGCGAACTCCGATCCGTCGGCTTGCCGAGGCGAATGAAGTTTCATCGCTGGTGGCTTACCTTTGCCTGCCTGCTGCTTCATACATCAATGGACAGATTATTAGTATTGATGGAGGATTCACAGCAGTGGGTTAA